A section of the Clostridium felsineum DSM 794 genome encodes:
- a CDS encoding penicillin-binding transpeptidase domain-containing protein, with the protein MKKKRTKPKLILGKKLFVVFVIFFVVFSALIFRLFSIMFLNSSFYNKKVTQQRVNQITIYPKRGNILDRNGNVLATSISDYRIDVDMNTLRESLKTNKMTLQTLSSKLSKILGISSDRIYSALSAKSSSGVPLRFVTLARQISKEQVDKIKDLNLVGFVSSDDSIRKYPNNNFLSSVLGYTKSDGSGASGVELSYDKILAGTPGYKIVETDVTRKQLPYGTYKYKAPKDGKNVVLTIDKNIQLIAEQAAQKALNDNKAKAVDITVMDPKTGEILAMVNKPDYNPNTPYAKQAGIDNSTGSLFQANAVQQTFEPGSIFKVFTAYTGLATGTVKDPNATDFNCNGSLNVNGTIIHCWQLSGHGPENFIDILKHSCNVGFMQLGQRIGKDNLLKYISLFGFGQKTGIDLPGEATGIVRDSDKVNLVDLSNISFGQGISVTSVQYMAAFNAVANGGTWIRPHVMKDITENKNGSTVNVSSYSNYGKRNILDPNITTMLRGYLERVVSDPDGVGKNAEIPGYHIAGKTGTAQKADPKTGGYSAGKYMSSFAGMAPSYDPQVTLLVSVDEPSNGSYYASDTAAPVVKEIYQQIFDYLSLNGKLNLSGDPANQPK; encoded by the coding sequence GTGAAAAAAAAACGTACTAAACCAAAGCTAATTTTAGGCAAAAAACTTTTTGTAGTTTTTGTTATTTTTTTTGTAGTATTTTCTGCTCTTATTTTTAGACTTTTTTCTATAATGTTTTTAAATTCTAGTTTCTATAACAAAAAAGTAACACAGCAAAGAGTAAATCAAATCACCATTTATCCCAAACGTGGAAATATACTTGATAGAAACGGCAATGTACTTGCAACGAGTATAAGCGACTACAGGATAGATGTTGACATGAATACTCTTCGTGAATCTCTAAAAACTAACAAAATGACCTTACAAACCTTATCTTCTAAATTGTCTAAAATTTTAGGTATATCTTCTGACAGAATATATTCTGCTCTTTCTGCAAAATCTTCATCAGGAGTACCTCTAAGATTTGTCACTTTAGCTAGGCAAATTAGTAAAGAACAGGTGGATAAAATAAAAGATTTAAATTTGGTAGGTTTTGTTTCCTCAGATGATTCTATTCGTAAGTATCCAAACAACAACTTTCTTTCAAGTGTTCTCGGATATACGAAATCAGACGGCAGTGGTGCTTCTGGTGTTGAATTATCTTATGATAAAATTCTTGCTGGAACACCAGGTTATAAAATCGTTGAGACTGATGTTACAAGAAAACAACTTCCTTATGGAACTTATAAATATAAAGCTCCAAAGGATGGAAAGAATGTAGTATTAACTATAGATAAAAATATTCAATTAATTGCAGAACAAGCTGCTCAGAAGGCATTGAACGATAATAAAGCAAAAGCTGTAGATATAACTGTAATGGATCCAAAAACCGGTGAAATCCTAGCAATGGTTAATAAACCTGATTATAACCCTAATACACCTTACGCAAAGCAAGCTGGAATAGATAACTCTACCGGAAGTCTTTTTCAAGCTAACGCTGTTCAGCAAACCTTTGAACCCGGTTCTATTTTTAAAGTATTTACTGCTTATACGGGACTTGCCACAGGAACTGTAAAAGATCCAAATGCTACAGACTTTAACTGTAATGGAAGTTTAAATGTAAATGGTACTATAATTCACTGTTGGCAATTATCTGGACATGGTCCTGAAAATTTCATTGATATTTTAAAACATTCTTGTAATGTTGGTTTTATGCAATTAGGTCAAAGAATCGGTAAGGATAATCTTTTAAAATACATAAGTTTATTTGGATTTGGTCAAAAAACAGGTATTGATTTACCTGGAGAAGCTACAGGAATTGTTAGAGACAGTGATAAAGTAAACTTAGTTGATTTATCAAATATATCCTTTGGACAAGGTATATCTGTTACTTCTGTTCAGTACATGGCAGCCTTTAATGCTGTAGCAAATGGCGGCACTTGGATTAGACCTCATGTAATGAAGGATATAACTGAAAACAAGAACGGTTCAACTGTTAATGTAAGCAGTTATTCAAATTACGGAAAAAGAAATATTTTAGATCCAAATATAACTACCATGTTAAGAGGCTATCTTGAAAGAGTAGTTAGTGACCCTGATGGTGTTGGTAAAAACGCTGAGATTCCAGGATATCATATTGCAGGTAAAACAGGTACAGCTCAAAAAGCTGATCCAAAGACCGGAGGTTATTCTGCTGGAAAATACATGTCATCCTTTGCAGGAATGGCTCCTTCCTATGATCCTCAAGTCACTTTACTTGTTTCTGTAGATGAACCTAGTAACGGCAGCTATTATGCTTCTGATACCGCAGCTCCAGTTGTGAAAGAAATATATCAACAGATTTTTGATTACCTTTCACTAAATGGAAAATTAAATTTATCAGGAGACCCAGCAAATCAACCAAAATAA
- a CDS encoding response regulator, translated as MNKKILFVDDERAILKAIRRELFDSEYDLFFAESGEEALELLSKISVDMIVIDMIMPGMGGYELLKVIKVKYPLTIRIILSGYTDEKVVFKSIYNNLAKLYLSKPWKNDEFKKMIDGVFKTEELLKNEKVLMSIRNIEKLPTINFIYEKISRLIEEDNYDIDVIIKYVEKDMVLSGQILKIVNSAFYGLKVSSVKSAVLNLGLINLKTIILTSEVFDFENRFVKKEKLWQHANLTNKLIIILYKAIINKKIPEYYYTAGLLHDIGKVILLKNYSEEYDEVYRLIYEDENNDICSVEKKYFNVSHDEVGGYMLQWWNLPYPIVETALYHHRPMNSNVVNRELVAISHIADYYSWSLIGDTVSAKLDDEVFNYLNISKQQCKDVINEVIRKENNYGEI; from the coding sequence ATGAATAAAAAAATTCTGTTCGTAGATGATGAGAGAGCAATACTAAAAGCTATAAGGCGTGAATTATTTGATTCAGAATATGACCTCTTTTTTGCAGAAAGTGGAGAAGAAGCCTTAGAATTATTATCTAAAATTTCAGTAGATATGATAGTAATTGATATGATAATGCCTGGTATGGGAGGATATGAATTATTAAAAGTCATAAAAGTGAAATATCCATTAACAATAAGAATAATATTAAGTGGGTATACAGATGAGAAAGTAGTTTTTAAATCCATATATAATAATCTTGCAAAATTATATCTAAGTAAGCCATGGAAAAATGATGAATTTAAAAAAATGATAGATGGTGTATTTAAGACAGAAGAATTGTTAAAAAACGAAAAAGTATTAATGAGTATAAGAAATATTGAAAAGTTGCCGACTATAAATTTCATTTATGAAAAAATAAGTAGATTAATAGAAGAGGATAATTATGACATCGATGTTATTATAAAATATGTAGAAAAAGATATGGTTCTAAGTGGGCAAATATTAAAAATAGTGAATTCTGCCTTTTATGGATTAAAGGTTTCTTCGGTTAAAAGCGCAGTACTTAATTTGGGCTTAATTAATTTGAAAACTATAATTTTAACATCTGAGGTTTTTGATTTCGAAAATAGATTCGTTAAAAAAGAAAAGCTTTGGCAGCATGCAAACCTTACAAATAAATTAATAATTATACTATATAAAGCCATAATTAATAAAAAGATTCCGGAATACTACTATACCGCAGGACTGCTACATGATATAGGAAAAGTTATTCTTTTGAAAAATTATAGTGAGGAATATGATGAGGTATATAGATTGATTTATGAAGATGAGAATAATGATATATGCAGTGTGGAAAAGAAATACTTTAATGTAAGCCATGATGAAGTGGGTGGATATATGCTCCAGTGGTGGAATTTGCCATACCCTATAGTTGAAACAGCCTTGTATCATCATAGACCTATGAATTCTAATGTTGTAAATAGAGAACTTGTAGCAATATCACATATAGCAGATTATTATTCTTGGAGTTTAATAGGTGACACGGTAAGTGCAAAGTTAGATGATGAGGTTTTTAATTATTTAAATATATCAAAGCAGCAGTGCAAAGATGTAATAAATGAAGTAATAAGAAAGGAGAACAATTATGGCGAAATATAA
- a CDS encoding helix-turn-helix domain-containing protein, which yields MGNCEILSSGDKIKLIRKKYGLRQDDIVGEEVTRNLISQIEHNKAKLTRSTAEIIIKNLNEIAKKNDFSIDVTADYLLEDEESQANSILEDYVDNLKNLLVYKEDTFFAELKKAEEFLIHWDIREKKIEIYELAGDYFYIQNDLEKSVLYYEKAFDLLDKTSYSKALLSILRKLSLMYLNSLKYDRCIECCNFALNHFKDMPEDYVKIFMYNSALCYYYMKYYEKALEIIDKLEPLVKNNTSKLIDVLNNKACCFDSLNKLDKAANVYLNVLELLENIDSDSSKHLLILSNAIDIYIKLNERSNVVKYFNMLLNKLPNVDQNSLYLSSAYFYLYKAFKYFNNLNEAEESLIKSLEFSKKNKQYPFQERAISNLADLYISSNNFERLEDINDEAIFLSNINKKPCTSIFYKLLKFFNKNNKPNNIDNILNFLIKFKQ from the coding sequence ATGGGAAACTGTGAAATTTTATCTTCCGGAGATAAAATAAAATTAATACGAAAAAAATACGGCCTTAGACAAGATGATATCGTGGGCGAAGAAGTTACCCGCAATCTTATAAGCCAAATAGAACACAATAAGGCAAAGCTTACCCGAAGCACCGCGGAGATTATAATAAAAAATTTAAACGAAATTGCTAAAAAAAATGATTTTTCAATAGATGTAACCGCTGATTATCTTCTAGAAGATGAAGAGTCTCAAGCAAATTCCATACTAGAAGATTATGTTGACAACTTGAAAAATTTGCTAGTGTATAAAGAAGATACTTTTTTTGCTGAATTAAAAAAAGCAGAGGAATTTTTAATACATTGGGACATAAGAGAAAAGAAAATTGAAATTTATGAGCTTGCTGGAGATTATTTTTACATACAGAATGATTTAGAGAAAAGCGTTTTGTATTACGAAAAAGCCTTTGACTTATTGGATAAAACCTCCTACAGCAAGGCTTTATTAAGTATCTTAAGAAAATTATCTTTGATGTATTTAAACTCCTTGAAATATGATAGATGCATTGAGTGTTGTAATTTTGCATTAAATCACTTTAAAGATATGCCCGAAGATTATGTCAAAATATTCATGTACAATAGTGCGCTATGCTATTATTACATGAAGTATTATGAAAAGGCCTTAGAAATTATTGATAAATTAGAACCTCTTGTTAAAAATAATACTTCCAAACTTATAGATGTCTTAAATAATAAGGCTTGTTGTTTTGATTCTTTGAATAAACTTGATAAGGCTGCAAACGTATATTTAAATGTATTAGAACTTTTAGAAAATATCGACTCAGACTCTTCTAAACATTTATTAATTTTATCCAATGCTATAGATATTTATATTAAATTAAATGAAAGAAGTAACGTTGTTAAGTATTTTAATATGCTTTTGAATAAACTTCCAAACGTAGATCAAAATAGCCTTTACTTAAGTAGTGCCTATTTCTACTTATACAAGGCATTTAAATACTTTAATAATTTAAATGAAGCAGAAGAGTCTCTTATAAAATCATTGGAATTTTCAAAGAAAAATAAGCAATATCCTTTTCAAGAAAGAGCAATTTCTAATTTAGCAGATTTGTATATATCATCAAATAACTTTGAAAGATTAGAAGATATAAATGATGAAGCAATCTTTCTTTCTAATATAAACAAAAAACCATGTACCTCAATATTTTATAAGTTATTAAAGTTTTTTAATAAAAACAATAAACCTAACAACATAGATAATATATTAAATTTTTTAATAAAATTCAAGCAATAA
- a CDS encoding manganese efflux pump, giving the protein MILVFSALLFSISSNLDNVVVGMAYGLKKIKIGLLPNLLIAIITSIGTFLSMSIGKYISVFLSKDVANILGSVIIIILGIYFVIASIPNLKKNNLSKSLAVKDVKDMAKYAEESDLDNSGDINIKEAILIAVGLTFNNLGTGVAASITGVNIEFTVVFTFALSILTILFGEYIGNHVLGRFFGKYTPLVSGILFILLGIIEILN; this is encoded by the coding sequence ATGATATTAGTATTTTCGGCACTACTCTTCAGCATATCTTCAAACTTAGATAATGTAGTAGTAGGTATGGCTTACGGTCTTAAAAAAATAAAGATAGGATTACTCCCTAATCTATTAATAGCCATTATAACCTCAATAGGAACTTTTCTATCCATGAGTATTGGAAAATATATATCTGTGTTTTTATCTAAGGATGTAGCCAATATTTTAGGTTCTGTAATTATAATAATTTTAGGAATATATTTTGTAATTGCAAGTATACCTAATCTTAAAAAAAATAATTTATCAAAGAGCTTAGCAGTTAAAGATGTTAAAGATATGGCTAAATATGCTGAGGAGTCTGATTTAGATAATTCTGGTGATATAAATATAAAAGAAGCTATTTTGATAGCTGTTGGCCTAACCTTTAACAATTTAGGCACAGGAGTAGCTGCAAGTATAACAGGCGTTAATATTGAGTTTACAGTTGTTTTCACCTTTGCGCTGAGTATTTTAACTATTTTGTTTGGAGAATATATAGGTAATCATGTACTTGGGCGATTCTTTGGAAAATACACTCCTCTTGTTTCGGGAATACTTTTTATATTGCTAGGTATTATCGAAATTCTAAATTAA
- the lgt gene encoding prolipoprotein diacylglyceryl transferase encodes MNPVAFTLFGLEIRWYGIFIATGVILGLLMAYLNSKLREVDYDSVLDIVLISLPIGIIGARLYYVIFQFKSYNGNIMDMINIRNGGLAIHGGLIFGVIAAYLVSRYKKLSFLKVMDIGAPSIILAQAMGRWGNFFNGEAHGGPVSYTFIQKFPQFIQKGMTIDGVYYNPTFLYESTWDLVIFLSLMIIIRKCKSKGVVFFAYIGLYSLGRFFIEGMRTDSLMLGPIRVAQLVSILGVVISIVYILGSYLKSKKA; translated from the coding sequence TTGAATCCAGTGGCATTTACATTATTTGGACTTGAAATAAGATGGTATGGAATTTTTATAGCCACAGGAGTGATTTTAGGACTCCTTATGGCATATTTAAACAGTAAATTACGAGAAGTTGACTATGATTCTGTATTGGATATTGTTTTGATTTCTCTTCCAATAGGCATAATAGGTGCAAGACTGTATTATGTTATTTTTCAATTTAAAAGTTATAATGGTAACATTATGGATATGATAAACATAAGAAATGGAGGACTCGCAATTCATGGAGGTCTGATATTTGGAGTGATAGCGGCTTATTTAGTGTCAAGATATAAGAAGCTTAGTTTTCTTAAGGTAATGGATATCGGAGCGCCATCTATAATTTTAGCTCAAGCTATGGGCAGGTGGGGAAACTTTTTTAATGGCGAAGCACATGGAGGACCTGTTAGTTATACTTTTATACAGAAGTTTCCTCAATTTATTCAAAAAGGTATGACAATAGATGGAGTTTATTATAATCCCACTTTTTTATATGAATCTACATGGGATTTAGTCATATTCTTAAGCTTAATGATTATAATTAGAAAGTGCAAGAGTAAGGGAGTAGTGTTCTTTGCATATATTGGCTTGTATTCTCTTGGAAGATTTTTTATTGAGGGAATGAGAACAGATAGTTTGATGCTCGGACCTATAAGAGTGGCACAACTGGTTAGTATTTTAGGAGTAGTTATTTCTATTGTGTATATTTTGGGTTCGTATTTAAAAAGTAAAAAAGCTTAG
- a CDS encoding ATP-binding protein, with protein MDDNTIINCKLYDIIMRELDINTAIIILDKSGRIIDFNKSTENMWKCSREDLINKNIGNLFQEDIMEHINTDNISREENGKSKVFAIDSGDNYLDVNFYNIKDDKKKSEVFIIVCREIKEKSNLVSKLAAKEKELQDTKAEFQKIKDNIMKIDKMVSVGELLAGIIHEINNPLGFIISNFQTLKKYIEKIKTVIDLYEKCGSNYPNNMDYFKDSLNTVIDLEKKYGLDFILNDMDELFKDTENGIERVRKIIGAVRSFSHVDLNEEFDFIDLNESINNTLIIARNELKYDCNIEKNLQNIPKIQAKSSEINQSLLNLIINASHAIKEKREKNNIKEMGTITIKTYNENEFVCCSIEDTGVGIPKENFEKIFKPLFTTKGVGKGTGLGLSITYEIIKNKHNGQIKVESDIGVGTTFTIKIPIHQDKRKESYE; from the coding sequence ATGGATGATAATACTATAATAAATTGTAAACTATATGATATTATAATGCGGGAATTGGATATAAATACTGCTATAATAATTTTGGATAAATCAGGTAGGATTATTGATTTTAACAAATCTACTGAAAACATGTGGAAGTGTTCAAGAGAAGATTTAATCAATAAAAACATAGGAAATTTATTTCAAGAAGATATTATGGAACATATTAATACTGATAATATAAGTAGGGAAGAAAATGGAAAATCTAAAGTTTTTGCTATAGATAGTGGAGACAATTATTTAGATGTGAATTTCTATAATATAAAAGATGACAAGAAAAAATCCGAAGTTTTTATAATTGTGTGTAGGGAGATAAAGGAAAAGAGCAATTTAGTAAGTAAATTGGCAGCTAAAGAAAAAGAACTGCAGGATACAAAGGCCGAATTTCAAAAAATTAAAGATAACATAATGAAAATAGATAAAATGGTTAGCGTAGGAGAATTGTTGGCTGGGATTATACATGAGATAAATAATCCTCTGGGTTTTATAATAAGTAATTTTCAAACTTTAAAAAAATATATTGAGAAAATAAAAACTGTTATTGATTTATATGAAAAATGCGGTTCTAACTATCCAAATAATATGGATTACTTTAAGGATTCACTTAATACTGTTATTGATTTAGAAAAAAAGTATGGTTTGGATTTTATACTTAATGATATGGATGAACTTTTTAAGGATACCGAAAATGGTATAGAAAGGGTTAGAAAAATAATTGGAGCAGTTAGAAGCTTTTCACATGTTGATTTAAATGAGGAGTTTGATTTTATCGATTTAAACGAATCCATTAATAATACTCTTATAATTGCTAGAAATGAATTAAAATATGATTGTAATATTGAAAAGAATCTACAGAACATACCTAAAATTCAAGCAAAATCAAGTGAGATAAACCAATCACTTTTAAATTTAATTATAAATGCATCTCATGCAATTAAGGAAAAGCGTGAAAAAAATAATATAAAAGAAATGGGAACCATAACAATAAAAACATATAATGAAAATGAATTTGTATGCTGCTCAATAGAAGATACTGGAGTAGGAATACCAAAGGAGAATTTTGAAAAAATATTCAAGCCACTTTTTACGACAAAGGGAGTTGGAAAGGGTACCGGACTTGGACTTAGTATAACATATGAGATTATAAAAAATAAGCATAATGGACAGATAAAGGTAGAAAGTGATATTGGAGTAGGTACAACTTTCACCATAAAAATTCCTATCCATCAGGATAAAAGAAAGGAAAGTTATGAATAA
- a CDS encoding replication-associated recombination protein A, producing the protein MNYTQGSLFENFESVPLAGRMRPETLDDYIGQEHILCKGKPLRNMLLNDNITSLILWGPPGVGKTTLAMIIAKITKCSFVEFSAATSGIKEIKEIMAKAAKNKIFGTRTLLFVDEIHRFNKSQQDAFLPHVENGDIVLIGATTENPSFEINSALLSRCRVFVLKPLSTEAIIKLLKNAIKSPHGFKNKNIKISDELLNLIAVYSNGDARTSLNILEMAVLSSKSENNITTITKEILEGCMQNKTLIYDKNGEEHYNLISALHKSMRNSDVDAAIYWLARMLEGGENPLYIARRLIRFSSEDIGIADTNALNVTVNVYNACHYIGMPECSVHLTEAVVYLSLAPKSNSLYTAYEKAKKDAKENLAEGVPLHLRNAPTKLMSELGYSKGYKYAHDFEDKIVDMQCLPDNLKNQKYYFPTDEGREKIFKERLDYLTKKKHNS; encoded by the coding sequence ATGAACTATACACAAGGTTCATTATTTGAAAACTTTGAAAGCGTCCCTTTGGCAGGACGTATGCGCCCTGAAACATTAGACGATTATATTGGTCAGGAGCATATTTTATGTAAGGGAAAACCTCTTAGAAATATGCTTCTAAATGATAATATTACTTCCTTAATTTTATGGGGTCCTCCTGGCGTTGGCAAAACTACTCTCGCCATGATAATAGCTAAAATAACTAAATGCAGCTTTGTTGAATTTAGTGCAGCAACCTCTGGTATAAAAGAAATCAAAGAAATTATGGCTAAAGCAGCCAAAAATAAAATATTTGGAACTCGTACTTTGCTTTTTGTAGATGAAATTCACAGATTTAATAAATCTCAGCAGGATGCATTTCTTCCTCATGTTGAAAATGGAGATATTGTATTAATAGGAGCAACTACTGAAAATCCTTCTTTTGAGATTAATTCTGCTTTGCTTTCACGCTGTAGAGTTTTTGTTTTAAAACCACTTTCCACTGAAGCAATAATTAAACTTTTAAAAAATGCCATAAAAAGTCCACACGGCTTTAAGAATAAAAATATAAAAATTTCAGATGAACTCTTAAACTTAATAGCTGTTTATTCAAATGGAGATGCACGAACTTCTCTTAATATACTTGAAATGGCTGTTTTAAGCAGTAAATCTGAAAATAACATTACAACTATAACAAAAGAAATCTTGGAAGGGTGCATGCAAAATAAAACTCTTATTTATGATAAAAATGGTGAAGAGCATTATAATTTAATTTCAGCTCTACATAAATCAATGAGGAACAGCGACGTAGATGCTGCTATATACTGGCTTGCTAGAATGCTTGAAGGTGGCGAAAATCCTCTTTACATAGCTAGAAGACTTATACGTTTCTCTTCTGAAGATATAGGTATTGCTGACACAAATGCATTAAACGTTACTGTAAATGTCTATAATGCCTGTCATTATATAGGAATGCCAGAATGCAGTGTGCACCTTACAGAAGCTGTAGTATATCTTTCTTTGGCACCAAAATCAAACTCCTTATATACCGCTTATGAAAAGGCAAAGAAGGATGCTAAAGAAAATTTAGCCGAAGGTGTACCTCTTCATCTTAGAAATGCACCTACAAAATTAATGTCTGAGCTTGGTTATTCTAAGGGTTATAAGTATGCTCATGACTTTGAAGATAAAATAGTAGATATGCAGTGTTTACCTGATAATTTAAAAAATCAAAAATACTATTTTCCAACAGACGAAGGTAGAGAGAAAATTTTTAAAGAGAGGCTCGATTACTTAACAAAGAAAAAACACAATTCTTAA
- a CDS encoding peroxiredoxin: MGSDEKEHKLSDYLGKKVILYFYPKDNTKGCTKEACDFRNNIYEIGNSNGVILGVSKDSVKAHNSFIDKFSLPFVLLSDEDEGVCKLYDVIKEKNMYGRKYLGIERSTFLVDEKGNVKKIFRKVRVNGHIEDIMKFL; encoded by the coding sequence ATGGGTTCAGATGAAAAGGAGCATAAATTAAGTGATTACTTAGGTAAAAAAGTAATCTTGTATTTTTACCCAAAGGATAATACTAAAGGATGTACTAAAGAAGCTTGTGATTTTAGGAATAATATATATGAAATAGGTAATTCAAATGGGGTTATTCTTGGAGTGAGTAAAGATAGCGTTAAAGCACATAACAGTTTTATTGATAAATTTAGTTTGCCTTTTGTACTACTTTCAGATGAAGATGAAGGTGTATGTAAATTGTATGATGTTATAAAAGAAAAGAATATGTATGGAAGAAAGTATCTGGGAATCGAAAGAAGTACCTTTTTAGTAGATGAAAAGGGCAATGTGAAAAAGATCTTTAGAAAAGTAAGAGTTAATGGACATATTGAAGATATAATGAAATTTTTATGA
- a CDS encoding SprT family zinc-dependent metalloprotease has translation MKRERSAMNIEYMNQKVEFSLVRKERKSIKISVNRDFMIDVVAPFNVSEEEIKNVVHRKMKWILKQMKRIENIIDINDEIKYSDGDIIYIFGTPYRLIVKKGMKNKVRIFGENVYMYIKEKDNYEYKKNYIEKWYKKIAAIELAYLYNEKYKIFETIYNEKPQLSIRKMKSKWGSYSPSDNKVVLNTQLVKVPKDCIEYVIIHELCHVKFRNHRKEFYNYVTNFLPDWKLKKEELDRYINI, from the coding sequence ATGAAAAGGGAAAGAAGTGCCATGAATATTGAATATATGAATCAAAAGGTTGAGTTTTCACTGGTTCGTAAGGAAAGAAAAAGCATAAAGATTTCTGTTAACAGAGACTTTATGATAGATGTAGTTGCCCCGTTTAATGTATCCGAAGAGGAGATAAAGAATGTTGTGCATAGAAAAATGAAATGGATACTAAAACAGATGAAGCGGATAGAGAATATTATTGATATAAATGATGAAATTAAATATTCAGATGGTGACATAATTTATATTTTTGGGACTCCTTATAGACTTATAGTAAAAAAGGGTATGAAAAACAAAGTGAGAATTTTTGGCGAGAATGTATATATGTATATAAAAGAAAAGGATAATTATGAGTATAAAAAGAATTATATTGAAAAATGGTATAAGAAAATAGCAGCAATTGAATTAGCATATTTATATAATGAAAAGTATAAAATATTTGAAACAATATATAATGAGAAGCCACAACTTAGCATCAGAAAGATGAAATCAAAGTGGGGAAGCTATAGTCCTTCTGATAATAAAGTGGTGTTAAATACACAACTTGTAAAGGTTCCTAAGGATTGCATTGAATATGTCATAATTCATGAACTTTGTCATGTGAAATTCAGAAATCATAGGAAAGAATTTTATAACTATGTAACTAATTTTCTACCTGATTGGAAGCTCAAAAAGGAAGAATTGGACAGGTACATTAATATTTAA